From the genome of Acidihalobacter aeolianus:
GGAACATTTCCAGCGTGATATCGCAACCGCCGACTAACTCGCCGTTGATGTACAACTGCGGGAACGTCGGCCAGTTGGCATAGCGCGGTAGGTTCTCGAAGATCTCCGCATCCGCCAGCACGTTCACATAGGCGAAATCCTCTCCGCAGCGCTTGAGCGCCTCGGCGGCGCGGCTGGAAAAGCCGCACATGGGGAACTGCGGCGTGCCCTTCATGAACAGCACCACAGGATGATTCTTCACTTGCTCGTCAATTCGATCCATGACGTCCATGCGCCACCTCGTTCTTCAGTGTGTTGCGACGGGAACAATCCCGATGACCTCGGCAGTCTACCGCGGAATCCCGGAATATTAAGCCCGCAGTTCCCACGGTTTTGCCCGGAGGGTCAGCGCGCCTCGCCGCCCAGATGCCGCTGCAGCCAAAGCTCGAGCAGCGCCATGTGCCACAGCTTGTTGCCTCGGATCGCGGTAAAGCTAGACTCCGCCTCGGGTTCGTGCAGGAGCGCGTCGACGTAGTCGCGCCGAAACAGCCCGCGCTCGCGGCTCACCTGCGAATTGACGATGTCGGCCATGAAGTCGTAGGCCTCGCCACGCACGTATTTCAGCGCGGGCACCGGGAAATACCCCTTGGGACGATCAATCACCGCATCGGGAATGCGTCCGCGTGCGATCTGCTTGAGGGCATACTTGCCGCCGTCGCGCAGTTTCAGTTCGGGCGGCATACTCGCGGCCAGCTCGACCAGTTCGTGGTCCAGAAAGGGCACGCGCGCTTCCAGGCCCCAGGCCATGGTCATGTTGTCCACGCGCTTGACCGGGTCGTCGACGATCAGTGTGGTGGCGTCGAAACGCAGCACCTGGTCGATGAATTCGTCCGCATCCGGTTCTCCGAGGCGCTCGGCAACATAGGCCGAGGTCACGTCGTCGGTCGCGTAAGCCGGCATCACCGTACGTAAGTATTCGGCGTGATCGCGGTCGAAATAGCGCGGGCGGAAACGCTCGATCGGCGTGCCCTGCGCTCCGGCCATCTGCGGGTACCAGAAATAGCCGCCAAAGACCTCGTCCGCCCCCTGCCCGGACTGCACCACCTTGACGTGGCGCGAAACCTGACCCGAGAGCAGGTAAAAGGCCACCGCATCCTGCGCCACCATCGGCTCGGACATCTGGTCGACGGCCTCCGGCAGGCGGGTCAGTACCTCGCTGTTGGGGATCTCGAACTTGTGGTGCTCGGTCGCATAGCGTTCGGCGACCGGGTCCGAGTACTCGAACTCGCTGCCCTTCTCCTCCGGCTGGTCCTCGAAACCGACGGTGAAGGTCTTGACGCCACTCGCCCCCGATTCGGCAAGCAGGGCCACCAGCAGGCTGGAGTCGAGACCGCCGGAAAGCAGCACGCCGACGGGTACGTCGGCGATTCGCATGCGCCGTTCGACCGCGGTGCGCAACGATTCGTGCACCGCCTCGATCCACTCCGCCTCGCTGCGCGGTTCTGCCGGTCGGTGCGCGGCCAGGCGCCAGTAGGTGCGCAGGTGCTGACGTCCGTCGGCACCGATAGTGAGCGTATGCGCGGGCGGTAACTTACGAATGCCCTTGAGTAGTGTGCGTGGCGCGGGTACTACGGCGTGCAGGCTGAGATGATGATGCAGGGCGATCGGATCGATGTCGGTGTCGACTCCGCCTCCGGCCAGCAGGGCTTGGACATTGGAAGCGAAACGGAAACCGGCACGCGTTTCGCTGTAGTACAGCGGCTTGATGCCAAGACGATCGCGTGCCAGGAACAGGTGCTGGGCGCGTACGTCCCAGATGGCGAAGGCGAACATGCCGAGCAGACGCTCGACACAATCCTCGCCCCATTCGGCATAAGCCTTGAGGATCACCTCGGTATCGCCGTTGGAGCGGAACGCATGACCACGCGCGATCAGCTCGCGGCGGAGTTCTGGGTAGTTGTAGATAGTGCCGTTGAAGACGATGGTTGCCCCCGTTGCGGCATCGGTCATCGGCTGATCGGCGGCGGCGGACAGGTCGATGATGGCAAGACGCCGATGCCCGAGCAGCACGGGTCCGTCACGATAATGGCCCTCGTGATCCGGGCCGCGACGGCGCAGGCGGTCGAGCATGCGCTGCAACACGGAGGCATCGGGTTGACCGCCCCCGAAACCCATTTCACCTGCGATCCCACACATAAGTCCCTCATCGGCAGCAGTTCGAAGGCAGGGCATTATTGCATGTCCGTCCGGCCTGTCCTATGTTAGGCACCCTCACCCAGTTCGCCGGGCTCGGCTTCGCCCAGCCCTCATCCAAAACCCAGAAAACCGCGAAGGAGACCCCCATGGCCTTTGAACTGCCATCCCTACCCTATGCCAAGGACGCACTGGCTCCGCACATCTCGGCGGAGACCCTCGAGTTCCATCACGACAAGCACCACGCCACCTATGTGACGAATCTGAACAAACTGGTACCCGGTACCGAATTCGAAGGTGCCAGCCTCGAAGACATCATCTGCAAGGCCCCGGCTGGTGGCATCTTCAACAATGCCGCGCAGGTCTGGAACCATACCTTCTACTTCAACGCCCTGAGCCCGAACGGCGGTGGCGAACCGACCGGCGCCCTGGCCGAGGCGATTGCCAGCACCTTCGGCAGCTTCGCCGAGTTCAAGGAGAAGTTCAGCCAGTCTGCGGCCACCAACTTCGGCTCCGGCTGGACCTGGTTGGTGAAGAACGCCTCCGGCGCGCTTGAGATCGTGAACACCGGCAATGCCGGCAATCCGCTGCGCGACGGCCACACCCCGCTGCTGACCGTAGACGTCTGGGAACACGCGTACTACATCGACTACCGCAACGCCCGTCCGAAATATCTCGAGGGCTGGTGGAATCTGGTCAATTGGGCGTTCGTGGCCGAGAACTACGGCGCCTGAACCCAAGCCCCCTACCCGGTCCACACCCGGCGTAGGGGCTTTTATTTCGGCGCACGGCGCTTATAATCAAGCATTCGGCAGCCTGCAGTGCTGCCGTTTTCTTTTATGGCAGCGACAGCATGAGCGACACACTGATGCACACCTACGCCCGCCTGCCCGTCGCCTTCGTGCGCGGAGAAGGCGCCTGGCTGTACGACGAAACGGGCACACCCTATCTCGACGCCCTCTCTGGGATAGCCGTGTGCGGGCTCGGTCACGCCCACCCGGCCGTGCAGGCCGCGCTTGCGGACCAGGCCGCCACCTTGCTGCACACATCCAATCTGTACCGCATTCCCCTGCAGGAACGTCTCGGCGAACGGCTGTGCACCCAGGCCGGTATGGACAAGGTGTTCTTCGGCAACTCCGGCGCCGAGGCCAACGAGGCTGCGATCAAGCTCGCCAGGCTCTACGGTCACCAGCGCGGCATCGAGCTGCCCGAGATCGTGGTCATGGAAAACAGCTTCCACGGCCGCACCCTGGCGACTCTGACTGCAACCGGCAACCGCAAGGTCCAGGCCGGATTCGAACCGCTGGTCCGGGGCTTCGTACGTGCGCCCTACGGCGATGTCGAGGCCTTGCGTACCATCGCCGCGAATCGCCCCGGCGTGGTCGCGATATTGGTCGAGCCGATCCAGGGCGAGGGCGGCATCCGCATACCGCCGGAAAGCTACCTCCGCGACCTGCGCGCGCTGTGCGACGAATTCGGCTGGCTGCTGATGCTGGACGAGATCCAGACCGGCATGGGACGCGCCGGACGCTGGTTCGCGCATCAGCTCGCCGGGATCAGGCCCGACGTGATGACGCTCGCCAAGGCGCTCGGCAACGGCGTACCCATCGGCGCCTGCCTTGCGCGCGGCCCAGCGGCCGAAGTATTCGCCCCCGGCAACCACGGCTCCACGTTCGGCGGCAACCCGCTCGCCTGTCGCGCCGCGCTCGCTGTCGTCGACACCATCGAATCCCACGGCCTGGTCGAACGCGCCGCCGCACTCGGCAGCCGTCTGCTGGATGCCTTGCGCGCACGTGTCGGCGGGTTGCCGGGCGTCGTCGAGGTACGCGGCTGCGGACTGCTGCTCGGCATCGAACTGGATCGCCCGTGCGGCGAATTGGTCGGCCGCGCACTGGAAGAGCGCCTGCTCATCAATGTCACTGCAGGAAACGTGATCCGCCTGCTGCCCCCGCTGATCCTCGACGACGCGCAGGCCGAGCGTCTGGTCGACAGCCTCGGCAGCCTGCTGGAGGCCTTTCTGCACGACTCGCCCGAGCAGGCCCAGGCATGAAGGTCCGCCACTTCCTGAGTCTGGACGACCTGAGCGCCCACGAACTGCGTACGCTGATCGAACGCGCCAACGAACTGAAGTCGATCCAGCATCTCGGCAACCGCCATACGCCGCTGCTCGGCAAGACACTCGGCATGATCTTCGAAAAGGCCTCCACGCGTACCCGCGTGTCCTTCGAGGTCGGCATGGCGCAGCTCGGCGGCCATGCGCTGTTTCTTTCCCCGCGCGATACCCAGCTCGGACGCGGCGAACCGATCGAGGACACCGCGCGCGTGCTCTCGCGGATGGTCGATGTCGTCATGATTCGCACCTTCGCGCACGAGACCCTCGAGCGCTTCGCGGCGCATTCCCGCGTGCCGGTCATCAACGGCCTGAGCGACGACGTGCACCCCTGTCAACTGCTCGCCGACCTGCAGACCTACACCGAACACCGGGGCGACATCCAGGGACGCACCGTGGCCTGGATCGGCGACGGCAACAACATGTGCCACTCCTGGATGAACGCTGCGCGACTGCTGGATTTCAAGCTGCGCATCGCCTGCCCCCCGGGTTACGAACCGGATGCACGCTTCACCGCCGCGGCCGGCGAGCATGCCGAGATCATGCACGACGCGGCGGCGGCCGCTGCCGGTGCGGACCTGCTGGTGACCGATGTCTGGGCCAGCATGGGCCAGGAGGAAGAACAGGCACGGCGCGCCGCGGCCTTCGCTGCCTATCAGATCGACAAGCAGCTCATGGCGGCAGCGGCGCCGGATGCCCTGTTCATGCACTGCCTGCCGGCACATCGCGGAGAGGAGGTTTCCGCGGACGTGATCGACGGCCCGCAAAGCGTGGTCTGGGACGAGGCGGAAAACCGTTTGCATGCACAGAAGGCCCTGCTCGAATTCCTGCTCGACGTCGCCCTGAGGGGATGAGCGAGGCCAGACCCCGCATTCGCATCCTGCGCGGGCGCGATATCGCAATCGGCCCAGGCAAGGCCGATCTCCTCCAGGCCATCGACGCCACCGGCTCGATCTCGTCCGCCGCGCGACAGATGGACATGTCCTACCGCCGCGCTTGGCTCCTCGTGGATACGATGAACCAGTGCTTCGTGACGCCCCTGGTGGATACCGCGGTCGGCGGAAGCGGCGGCGGCGGCGCCCGTCTGACCCCGTTGGGACTAGAGGTCCTGCAACGCTACCGCGCCATGGAAACCAACGCAGCGGCCGCCATCGCCGACGACGCCGCACGGTTGAATGCCTGCCTGAAACCCCTCGAAGACTGAACCCGGCTCGCGGCACGGGCATAGGTGACCCTCGTTGTATCCGATGGTATATTCCGTACGCCGTATTCCGAAAAACATAACGCTTCGCGCCCGGAGAGAGGTCTTCATGCGCCGATTGCTCGCCCTGCTGCTTGCCACGCTGACGCTCGGCACTGCCGCCGCCCACGCCCAACCGGCCCTGACCGTCGCCTACGCCGGCTCGATGGGCGTGGTCATGGATCGCCATATCTCGCCAACCTTCGAGCGAAAGTACCCGGTCAGCGTGCGCGGCATCGGCCAAGGCGCCTGGGCGCTGGCGCGCCTGATCGCTGGAGGCCAGATGCGCGCCGACGTATTCGTTTCGGTCACTCCGGGCCCCATGCGCCTGCTGATCGAAAAAGGGCTGGTGCATCGCGCCGTGCCGGTCGCCAGCACCCAGATGGTGATTGCCTACAGCCCCAAATCGCGCTTCGCGGCACGATTCCGCGAAGCGGCGGCTGGCCGGCGCACATGGTACCGGGTACTGGAAGAACCGGGCCTGCGCTTCGGGCGAACGGATCCTGCCACCGATCCGCAGGGCCGCAACGTGATCCTGAGCTTTCAGCTGGCTGCGCTTTATTATCATCGTCCCCGACTGGTACAACGTGTGCTCGGCCCGTTGCGCAACCCGCGGCAGATATTCACCGAGCCGTCCCTGCTCAGTCGTCTTGAGTCCGGCCAGATCGATGCGGTGGCAGGTTACCTCAGCGCGGTCCGTTCGCATCGCCTGCCTTACGTCGCCCTGCCGGCGCAAATCAACCTCGGCGATCCCGCCTACATGCGTGACTGGTACAGCCGCGCCGGCTTCGAAGTGAGCGGCCTGCACGGCGGGAAAGTCCGGGTCAAGCCGCAGCCCCTTGTGTTCTACGCCGCCGTGTTGGACAACGCGTCGCATCCCGACCTCGCGCGATCGTTCGTGCGCTTTCTGCGCTCGCCGGTCGCCCAGAAGATGTTTCGAGACAACGGCTATAGCCCGCCTCACGGCAAGCCGCTTGGATGAACCGGGCGAACCGCCTCCTCGCGCTCACTGCGACACTGGGGCTAGGGCTGCTGGCGCTGCCCTTCGCCGCCCTGATCGGCGCGACGCACTGGCACAGCCTCGGATTCGTACCTGGCGATGCCGCCTCGATCGGCATTTCGCTGACCTATACGGCCATCGCTCTGGTCGTCATCGCGCTGCTGGGAACGCCGCTCGCCTACTGGCTGGCACGCAGCCGATTCCACGGCAAATGGCTGGTCGAGGCGTTGGTTCTGCTGCCACTGCTGACCCCACCGCTGGCCATGGGCATTTTGTTGAGCACGCTGTACGGCCCCTATGGATGGGCAGGCAAGCCGCTGGCCCGCCTGGGCGTTGAACTGACCAACACGGCATATGCCTTCGTGCTCGCCCAAGTCTATAGCGCGGCGCCCTATTTCATCGTGACCGCCCGCGCCGCCTTCGAGGGCGTGCCGCGCGAACTCGAACAGGTTGCACTCACCCTGGGCAAAACCCGCTGGCAGTGCTTCGTCTCCATCACCTTACCGCTGGCTGGGCTGGGTCTTGCCGCCGCGGCCGCACTCGCCTGGGTGCGTGCCCTGGGTGAATTCGGGGTAGTCCTGATCATCGCCTACTTCCCCCAGGGCATTCCGGTGAAACTGTGGGTCAACCTGCAGGACTACGGACTCTCCGCAGTCTACCCCCTGCTGTGGCTGTTCTTTCTGGTTGCCATGCCTCTCCCTCTGCTGCTGGGTGCGTTGTCGCGCAGATCCGGCTTGGTGCGCGCGTGATCCATCTCGAATACCGCATCGAATACCCCGTGGTGCTGGACGTATCGCTCGACGTAGCCGGTTTCAGCGTCCTGCTCGGTTCCAGCGGTGCGGGCAAAAGCACCCTGCTCAAGGCCGTGGCCGGCCTGCTCCCTGCCACAGGGCGTCCGTTCGCAGAACTGCCGCCGGAGCGCCGCCCCGTGGGTTATCTGCCTCAGGGTTATGCCCTCTTCCCGCATCTCCGGGTCTGGGAGAATGTCGCCTTCGCCTTGCGGGGATCGCGTAACCGGCGCCGTGCCGAAGCCGACGCCCTGCTGGACGGCGTAGGCCTGGTCGAGCTTGCCGAACGCCGACCCGAGACGCTGTCCGGCGGACAGCAGCAACGGGTGGCTCTCGCCAGAGCCCTGGCCCGGAAACCCGAACTCCTGCTGCTGGACGAACCGACGTCCGCGCTCGATGCCACCACCCGCGATCAGGTCATGGGCGAATTGATCGAACTCGTCGACGAGCAAGCGATTCCCACCCTGGCCGTCACCCATGACCCGCACCTGGCCGCCATGGCCGACCGCATGGGCGTGCTTGCCGGTGGACGCATCGCTCAACAGGGAAGCCCGGCCGAGGTGTTCGGTCATCCGACGGATGCAGCGGTGGCGCGGCAGGTGGGCTATCAGAACCTGCTTCCGGCACGCGTAAGGCGCATTGCCGCAACGCACAGCGAAATCGCTTGCGGTGACGTTACCCTGCAGGTTCCCGGAGAACCGCGCTTCGCCGCGGGCGATGAGGCGTTGCTCGCCATCCGCGCGGAGGACATTCACTGCGGGAAACCGCACGAGACGGCGCGTGGCGCCCAGTTGACGCCGTTCCCGGCCCGCATAGACCGTCTGCGAGCCGACGGCGTCGGACTCAGGCTGTTTTGCGAAACGCCCCTGGGAGGCCTGGCCGTGCGTATTCCCCGATGCGGGTCGAACCTGCGACTCGGCGATGCCGTGACGTTGCTGCTGGATATGGCAGCCGCCCGGTTACTGCCGCTCAGCGCCTGAGTCGGATTCGCTCAGGAACCGGAAACCTCGGCAAGCATGGCAGCAAAATCCGCTTTCGCCGGCGCGCCCTTGATCACCTTGGCCTTGCCGTCCTTCTTGAGATAAATGATCGTCGGCACGACCTCCATCCCGGTCTTGGCCAGCAGCTTCTTGTTGTAATCAAGCGCCTTGCGGGTCGCGGCGGTCATGTGCGCCAAGGGTTTAAGTCCGCCCAGCTTGCCGCGCGCGCGCACGAAATGGTCTTCGTTTTCCTTCAACGCAGCCTTGGGATCGCGCGCTTCCAACATGGCCGCGGCCTTGCCGGGACTCGTCCGCGTAAGGATGTCCACCGGAACCCAGCGAAACTGATACTTCTTGAGATAGGCCTGTGAATCCACGTACACGAGATGGCAGTAGGGGCAGTTGGGATCGAAGATCACGTACACGACACGGTGCCCATGCCCCTCGGCGATCCAATGCGCCTTTGCCGCATCACGCAGCAATTCGGACCTGGATTGAGTGGCTGCCTGGGCCAGGCCGGAGAGGGTGAGCCAGATACCCAATACCAGCCACAAGTAGCGCAGATACGGCTTGCTCATAGCACGAACGTTCACGTCGAAACCTCCAAGCGGCCCTGGGTTATAAGAATGCGCATTTGCCGATGACGGTGCCGACGTTTCCGCCCGGCACCGTCATCGGACACGGGTTGGGTCTGGACCTACAGCCCGTACTCCTTGGGGAAGGCAATGCCCGGGTTGTCCTTGACGCCGACCAGACGCGGCACGTCGAGCTTGTCCACGCGCACGTGCTTCTGCTTGCGCAGCCAGTCTGCGAACACGTCCCACACCGGCTTGCCCTCAACCGGACGCGACACGGCGGCCCATCCGGCCACCTTGTATTTCTTGTTCATCGAGATCGGCTTGCCGCCGACGTGGAGCTCCTTGATGCGATGGCCGATCTTCTTGTTCGGGTCCATCACGTACTGGATATTGCCCACGCGGATCATGTCGCCGCCCTGCTGGTAGTAGGGGTCCTTGTTGAACAGGTTGTCGCCGACATCCTCCATGATCATCTTGATGGTCTTGCCGGTGTACTCGTTGATCGTCACCTGCGGGTAGGTGATCGCGGTCTGGCCCATCACGTCGTCGAAGGTGATGGTTTCGCCCGGCAGCTTGGCGTAGCCCCAGCGGAAGCCAGGCGAGAACGCCGCTTCAGCATCCATCTCCTCCATCAGCGCCTGCACCAGCAACTGGTCGAAGGTGCCATTGAAGTTGTCGCGACGGTAAAGCAGG
Proteins encoded in this window:
- a CDS encoding extracellular solute-binding protein — protein: MRRLLALLLATLTLGTAAAHAQPALTVAYAGSMGVVMDRHISPTFERKYPVSVRGIGQGAWALARLIAGGQMRADVFVSVTPGPMRLLIEKGLVHRAVPVASTQMVIAYSPKSRFAARFREAAAGRRTWYRVLEEPGLRFGRTDPATDPQGRNVILSFQLAALYYHRPRLVQRVLGPLRNPRQIFTEPSLLSRLESGQIDAVAGYLSAVRSHRLPYVALPAQINLGDPAYMRDWYSRAGFEVSGLHGGKVRVKPQPLVFYAAVLDNASHPDLARSFVRFLRSPVAQKMFRDNGYSPPHGKPLG
- a CDS encoding superoxide dismutase — its product is MAFELPSLPYAKDALAPHISAETLEFHHDKHHATYVTNLNKLVPGTEFEGASLEDIICKAPAGGIFNNAAQVWNHTFYFNALSPNGGGEPTGALAEAIASTFGSFAEFKEKFSQSAATNFGSGWTWLVKNASGALEIVNTGNAGNPLRDGHTPLLTVDVWEHAYYIDYRNARPKYLEGWWNLVNWAFVAENYGA
- a CDS encoding N-acetylglutaminylglutamine amidotransferase produces the protein MCGIAGEMGFGGGQPDASVLQRMLDRLRRRGPDHEGHYRDGPVLLGHRRLAIIDLSAAADQPMTDAATGATIVFNGTIYNYPELRRELIARGHAFRSNGDTEVILKAYAEWGEDCVERLLGMFAFAIWDVRAQHLFLARDRLGIKPLYYSETRAGFRFASNVQALLAGGGVDTDIDPIALHHHLSLHAVVPAPRTLLKGIRKLPPAHTLTIGADGRQHLRTYWRLAAHRPAEPRSEAEWIEAVHESLRTAVERRMRIADVPVGVLLSGGLDSSLLVALLAESGASGVKTFTVGFEDQPEEKGSEFEYSDPVAERYATEHHKFEIPNSEVLTRLPEAVDQMSEPMVAQDAVAFYLLSGQVSRHVKVVQSGQGADEVFGGYFWYPQMAGAQGTPIERFRPRYFDRDHAEYLRTVMPAYATDDVTSAYVAERLGEPDADEFIDQVLRFDATTLIVDDPVKRVDNMTMAWGLEARVPFLDHELVELAASMPPELKLRDGGKYALKQIARGRIPDAVIDRPKGYFPVPALKYVRGEAYDFMADIVNSQVSRERGLFRRDYVDALLHEPEAESSFTAIRGNKLWHMALLELWLQRHLGGEAR
- a CDS encoding aspartate aminotransferase family protein, whose amino-acid sequence is MSDTLMHTYARLPVAFVRGEGAWLYDETGTPYLDALSGIAVCGLGHAHPAVQAALADQAATLLHTSNLYRIPLQERLGERLCTQAGMDKVFFGNSGAEANEAAIKLARLYGHQRGIELPEIVVMENSFHGRTLATLTATGNRKVQAGFEPLVRGFVRAPYGDVEALRTIAANRPGVVAILVEPIQGEGGIRIPPESYLRDLRALCDEFGWLLMLDEIQTGMGRAGRWFAHQLAGIRPDVMTLAKALGNGVPIGACLARGPAAEVFAPGNHGSTFGGNPLACRAALAVVDTIESHGLVERAAALGSRLLDALRARVGGLPGVVEVRGCGLLLGIELDRPCGELVGRALEERLLINVTAGNVIRLLPPLILDDAQAERLVDSLGSLLEAFLHDSPEQAQA
- a CDS encoding thioredoxin fold domain-containing protein, which produces MNVRAMSKPYLRYLWLVLGIWLTLSGLAQAATQSRSELLRDAAKAHWIAEGHGHRVVYVIFDPNCPYCHLVYVDSQAYLKKYQFRWVPVDILTRTSPGKAAAMLEARDPKAALKENEDHFVRARGKLGGLKPLAHMTAATRKALDYNKKLLAKTGMEVVPTIIYLKKDGKAKVIKGAPAKADFAAMLAEVSGS
- a CDS encoding ABC transporter permease subunit, whose amino-acid sequence is MNRANRLLALTATLGLGLLALPFAALIGATHWHSLGFVPGDAASIGISLTYTAIALVVIALLGTPLAYWLARSRFHGKWLVEALVLLPLLTPPLAMGILLSTLYGPYGWAGKPLARLGVELTNTAYAFVLAQVYSAAPYFIVTARAAFEGVPRELEQVALTLGKTRWQCFVSITLPLAGLGLAAAAALAWVRALGEFGVVLIIAYFPQGIPVKLWVNLQDYGLSAVYPLLWLFFLVAMPLPLLLGALSRRSGLVRA
- a CDS encoding winged helix-turn-helix domain-containing protein, which gives rise to MSEARPRIRILRGRDIAIGPGKADLLQAIDATGSISSAARQMDMSYRRAWLLVDTMNQCFVTPLVDTAVGGSGGGGARLTPLGLEVLQRYRAMETNAAAAIADDAARLNACLKPLED
- a CDS encoding ABC transporter ATP-binding protein, which codes for MIHLEYRIEYPVVLDVSLDVAGFSVLLGSSGAGKSTLLKAVAGLLPATGRPFAELPPERRPVGYLPQGYALFPHLRVWENVAFALRGSRNRRRAEADALLDGVGLVELAERRPETLSGGQQQRVALARALARKPELLLLDEPTSALDATTRDQVMGELIELVDEQAIPTLAVTHDPHLAAMADRMGVLAGGRIAQQGSPAEVFGHPTDAAVARQVGYQNLLPARVRRIAATHSEIACGDVTLQVPGEPRFAAGDEALLAIRAEDIHCGKPHETARGAQLTPFPARIDRLRADGVGLRLFCETPLGGLAVRIPRCGSNLRLGDAVTLLLDMAAARLLPLSA
- the grxD gene encoding Grx4 family monothiol glutaredoxin codes for the protein MDVMDRIDEQVKNHPVVLFMKGTPQFPMCGFSSRAAEALKRCGEDFAYVNVLADAEIFENLPRYANWPTFPQLYINGELVGGCDITLEMFQSGELEKAVKAAVATKQD
- the argF gene encoding ornithine carbamoyltransferase, which translates into the protein MKVRHFLSLDDLSAHELRTLIERANELKSIQHLGNRHTPLLGKTLGMIFEKASTRTRVSFEVGMAQLGGHALFLSPRDTQLGRGEPIEDTARVLSRMVDVVMIRTFAHETLERFAAHSRVPVINGLSDDVHPCQLLADLQTYTEHRGDIQGRTVAWIGDGNNMCHSWMNAARLLDFKLRIACPPGYEPDARFTAAAGEHAEIMHDAAAAAAGADLLVTDVWASMGQEEEQARRAAAFAAYQIDKQLMAAAAPDALFMHCLPAHRGEEVSADVIDGPQSVVWDEAENRLHAQKALLEFLLDVALRG